The window AGAATATGAGGATGTTACCCAGGCAACAAGGTTTTGCTCATCGATAGGTTTCGTGGTGTCGATTGCTCTTCGTCCGGTGATGAGTTCCAACATTACGACTCCAAAACTGTACACATCGGATTTCAGTGTTAGGTCACCGGTTCTCGTGTATTCGGGGGCGCAGTAACCGTACGTCCCCATCACTCTAGACGAGACATGGAACTTATCTCCAGCAGGTCCGAGCTTCGCCAATCCAAAGTCAGACAGTTTAGGATTGAAGTTCTCATCCAGCAAGATGTTGGAAGATTTTAAGTCGCGGTATATGACAGGGGGATCGGCTTTGTCGTGCAAATACTCCAGACCTTGTGCCGCACCATAAGCTATTTTCATTCTGGTATTCCAGTCTAATGGCTTTTCATCCGGTCCAATATCTgcaaatcaaatatttttaacgAACTATCTTCGACTTTCGGCTTTAAATTTGTCAAACAAAAGCCCATTTCTAGTTTTCGACTTTTCCATAGTTCTCATACGTATCTCAGATTGCATTTTACATAATGTTTGATAGTTGTCCCGCTTTTCCGGAAACAAATATTTAGGGGAATTAGCGGATACAGGAAATGGAGTGGGAAGTGAATCGAGGTAGAGGAAGAGTATAAGAAAGCGTACCCAGAAGATGATCTTCAACCGACCCCCCAGGCATGTACTCATACACCAGGAGCCTCTGATCTCCATCGGCACAGTAACCGATGAGATTCACGAGATTATCATGGTGAAGGAGGCTCAACATTAAAACCTCGACGAGGAACTCCTTGTTTCCTTGCAAACCGTTCCTGTCGAGTTGCTTGACTGCCACCACCTACATTACGAGCAATTTAAGGTTTAGTAAAGTGGAAGTAGGAAGAATCCGGTGAACAATGGAAAGCAAGGGATCGGAGTCCCATCTTCATCACCTGTCCGCTTCCCGGGAGGGTCCCTCGATATACTCTTCCGAACCCACCCTCGCCCAAAAGGCATTCCTGACGGAAATTCTTCGTGGCAGTGGCTAGCTCACGGAAAGTAAAATTTTGCGATTTGATAGTCCCATGATCGATGTTTTCGTCACTCTTTGCTTGGGCGTCACCTCCAGGCCTTTGTTTCTTGCCATCTGAAGCATAAGGAAACCGGGTTAACTTTCCCGCAGTTTATTTCAGTCGGACGTATTTCAATAGGAGACGGGAAAAGTGAATATCCCGCACTTCTTAAGCATGAATATCAGATATGAAACTGCCTTCTAGATTGGTACGAGACTGCCTGTGAATTTATACAATTCTGGCGGCTTTTGCTTTGCGAAGATGCGATTGTCCCGCTCGGAATTGCTGAACTTGCAGCAATATTCTATCATTTGCAGCACAATTAGATGACAAAAGCTTCTGTAACAACTAATGAACGATCCTCTTACAAACAATATGAAAAAATCAACAGACCTATCTGCTTGGGACTAGATTTCTCTAGCAACAAGGTTTTGCGCGCATTTCATTACGATAACGGACTTTTCAAGTGTCTTTGTTGCTTAAAATAGAAGTGTTTCTTACGGGCTCAATGAATAGGAAGAATTTTGTATGATTCGTACAGCTTTCTATCTGTGACATATTTGCGGGAATTACCCTATCGAGGAGGACACATTGTCAGAACAATTCCTTGCTGTCGACTTAAACTGATCCTTAAAAATCCGATAATGCTTGGGGAAAACATGAACTCGTGTTCCTTTCGAACATGTGAGTGACTCTagaataatattaagaaaatggCGAAGAAAACGTAACGGAATGGGGAATGCTTACCGAGCGGCTCTGATTTACCTTGAGGTGAAGCATCGTGGTCCTTCTTACTCTTCTGGGACTGGAAACACGGGAAGCAACTCATCTCTCAATGCCGATTCGAGACCCCCAGCTAAAAGAATGCCCTCCAAAACTAGACGACGAAACAGAACAAAAAATGCAGATAAAAAACGCGATCTGCAGCCGAATAGCTCGGGtggaaaaatgaattttcatacAAAAGTGTCTGCCAAATCCAAGAACAAGGAAACAACGGTATGACCAGCAGATAAGGGTCCTTCAAATTCGTCGGCTCATAATAATTTGAAGGACCCTGCACGCTGGGACGAACGAACGCGATGGGTGATGGAATCACGAGGACGAGAATGAGAAGAAGGGGGAGGATCGGAAACTTAGATCGACTCCATTTTTTCGGGAGGAAAGGGATTACTGactctttttaatttctttatcttttttaaaatttcgttGTTCACTTAGAAACATACggagaaaaaaggggaaggcATGAGTGGACATATTCAGAAGGCAGAGGAGGAGGATTTTAGTTAGCCATGGAAGAAAATTTGCTGTACGGAGGACATCCCAACCGTTGGAATTACCGGTCAAATTGGGTTAAAAATAAACTTTAACAGAACAgtttttttgtacttttacAGTGTGATTGTgcatttctcctttttttttttccaaatcagACAAATCAACCTTTTCGAACCATGAGGAAAATGATGAATGCCCATGCTGGTCCCCGTACTTTTAAATTCCATCCAGTTTAGTCCTCCTAGAGATAGAAGAGGTAAGCAAGTTCGGATGCCCTGTAACTTTCAAGTTGTCCGGCTCTATTACCCTATAAACTATGGCTCATAATCTTGGCAACTGGATCCTGCCCTGTCTAGTGAGTAATACAAGGAAGGCGTGTTTTACATTCGACTTCCGTTTGGTTTGgatcatttttcaaattaagatAAGCAAGGAGTTCCGGAGAAGAAGAGAGTCGGCTTGCCCGTTTGGGATGGGGTCGACTTTAGTTTTAATGAAAACGTGGAGAAATTAAGAGAGagggtttttgttttcttgtttCTCAATGATGATTTATTTTGATAAGAGGGATATTTTGTTACTACTCGAGTGTTACAACAACTCATAAAATATAGCTGTTTAATATTTATCGAAAAATGGTTATGGTCCGTTTACTTTCATTctctaattttcttcttcttttctaaatttatttctctaaaaaaaagtataaaaatatgCTTGCTAGTGTTAAGTTAGAAATTTTTTGCTCTAAGAAATATGGAAAAATATACTTGATAAGTAATACCGTATACgtgataaatttaaaatttaaatcatGTATCTAGTATAACAATCTAACTCGatgttttctttaaaaatagtGCATCATCTATGTACAACAAGTTAATCTTATAGTTATTGATGCATAAAAATATTCTCATTTTCGGCGACAAATCAATAAGATCTTCTGACAAGCTTTATGATGACGAacgattgaaaaataaattaaactagaaaaaattaaattgaaatgaaaagaGACTCAAGAAAATAGAGTAGAGACATTTGATAACCTTAAACTAAAAAATATGAGATAATCGTTATTAAAAAGCTACAAAATTCAATCTATAAAtggaaaagtaaataaaaaaggcaactcataaattagaatatagaaatggaaaatttggcttttttggataaaaaaatgggaaaattacacacaaaaaatttaagtttcgtaaaacgtctcagttttgtcctaaattttgttttacaataaaataaatcataagtttttaaaattgtttcaaaaataacctccgttataaattccatcaattttgTATTGTTAACTTCAGACATaatttaataaacaaataagatcgatgaaataaaaaaattcaaattttcacaaaagtctcaatttcatcataaatttagTTTGTAATGAAAAACCATATGTTTTTGCTCCTAAAGTCAGCCCTGACTAGCATCTCTTCTCATTGACCATTTcggagaaatttttaaaatatgtatttttttaaaattataagtcAAAATTTGGAACAAAATTGAGgcttttcttaaaatttaggttatttttttatagaaaataaaagatgatCAGATGATGTGTAAATTTTGTGGGTCCCGTGAAGTCCGTAGGCAAATAGACGACAAACTTAACAGAATGGTAACGAAATGTCAAATTTGAGACGATTCTCAAAACATgtggtttttttttacaaaataaaatttatgacaaaactgagatattttacaaaacttaggtttttttgtgtaatttgccctaaaaAAATTGTCTATTGAAAAAATGGAGAACTAGAGAAAGAGAAGTTATTAGGTGATCCTACATCGCCACGTGGCGTGAGGAAGTACCAATCAAAATGCATGAAACTATGAACTTTGTGCTAATCACTCGGATAATTGCCATAACTGATCTTCATTACAGAATTCCTATTGGTTATTCCTCACCACGTCATTTGAGGTAGgatcatctaaaattttctcctAAAGAAAAAGCTTTTCAATCAAGAGGGAGTATAGCACAATGGCGCACATTTCGCCTGTGAccaaaaagtctcagtttgaTACCTAGTAAGACCATCCGCAcccatttattaaatatttaatatttatatttcaatttacTAGGCCCATGTGTCTccattgtaatcgaaaaagaaaaaagaaaaggtttttCAATCAATAAAGTATTGGTTGAGTGATAAGTAACTCCAACCCCCATTAGGAGGAGAACACAAGTTTGAGTCATGGAAAGCGTGCTAATGGAAAAtgagaataacctttaatacTCGATCTCTCGGGAATTACGATAACAATGTTTTCCACAAAATtaatccaccaaaaaaaaagaaaaggcttttATAATTCATGTATAAATCtagaaaaggaaatttttCTTAGAAAAATTCTTCCATATAATCTATGTAATtataaacatattttttttacgaTTTTTTACCTTTTAGAAAACTTTCTAGGAAAAGTGAAGGAACATGTATATATGCCCTTAATTTTCCATaatagtttatatattttgaaaatcttTTAACTTCCATTTACGAGTCGGACCTTtctaaaaaaaagacaaatttaATGTACTTTGAGAATTTCATACAcgattatcataa of the Punica granatum isolate Tunisia-2019 chromosome 6, ASM765513v2, whole genome shotgun sequence genome contains:
- the LOC116209828 gene encoding probable serine/threonine-protein kinase PBL25 isoform X1; the encoded protein is MSCFPCFQSQKSKKDHDASPQGKSEPLDGKKQRPGGDAQAKSDENIDHGTIKSQNFTFRELATATKNFRQECLLGEGGFGRVYRGTLPGSGQVVAVKQLDRNGLQGNKEFLVEVLMLSLLHHDNLVNLIGYCADGDQRLLVYEYMPGGSVEDHLLDIGPDEKPLDWNTRMKIAYGAAQGLEYLHDKADPPVIYRDLKSSNILLDENFNPKLSDFGLAKLGPAGDKFHVSSRVMGTYGYCAPEYTRTGDLTLKSDVYSFGVVMLELITGRRAIDTTKPIDEQNLVAWAQPKFRDPKLFPDMADPRLHKRFPEKALNQAVAVAAMCLQEEASVRPLMSDVVTTLSFLLAMPYDPPPLPDPIPPAHEATGMSDGHSDHGDSPSEDTGDSEDKESESSNSESSESEKEVSEGKGLLVSSKSSASLNSSVSSSKHKKASSRRLSHKESVASSAHKNIHTNSVSLSEEGSISSSSSSHGSISSGHSNIKRSHGGSISSSSRKSSRGKYDRSLSRAHSKASSRSRSSSHRGSSRKVIDVF
- the LOC116209828 gene encoding probable serine/threonine-protein kinase PBL25 isoform X2, giving the protein MSCFPCFQSQKSKKDHDASPQDGKKQRPGGDAQAKSDENIDHGTIKSQNFTFRELATATKNFRQECLLGEGGFGRVYRGTLPGSGQVVAVKQLDRNGLQGNKEFLVEVLMLSLLHHDNLVNLIGYCADGDQRLLVYEYMPGGSVEDHLLDIGPDEKPLDWNTRMKIAYGAAQGLEYLHDKADPPVIYRDLKSSNILLDENFNPKLSDFGLAKLGPAGDKFHVSSRVMGTYGYCAPEYTRTGDLTLKSDVYSFGVVMLELITGRRAIDTTKPIDEQNLVAWAQPKFRDPKLFPDMADPRLHKRFPEKALNQAVAVAAMCLQEEASVRPLMSDVVTTLSFLLAMPYDPPPLPDPIPPAHEATGMSDGHSDHGDSPSEDTGDSEDKESESSNSESSESEKEVSEGKGLLVSSKSSASLNSSVSSSKHKKASSRRLSHKESVASSAHKNIHTNSVSLSEEGSISSSSSSHGSISSGHSNIKRSHGGSISSSSRKSSRGKYDRSLSRAHSKASSRSRSSSHRGSSRKVIDVF